In the genome of Verrucomicrobiota bacterium, one region contains:
- a CDS encoding Gfo/Idh/MocA family oxidoreductase — translation MSDKIRWGILGTGRIARQFAEGLKVLPDAKLVAVGSRTADPANAFGKEFGVSHRHASYEALVNDPEVDVIYVATPHSCHKENSLLALAAGKAVLCEKPFAINAREAGEVITFARQKKLFLMEAMWTRCFPLMVKLRELLKAQAIGEVRMVTADFGFRAEYHEEERLFNPAFGGGALLDVGVYPVSLASMIFGTPTRITSLAHLGKTGVDEEAAIILAHGQGQLAVLHTAIRVETPQEAVIMGTAGRIRIHREWWRPRAMTLSLDGRRDETTKFPLKGNGYQFEAAEVMNCLRAGKLESSVMPLDETLSIMKTLDAIRAQWGLKYPME, via the coding sequence ATGAGCGACAAGATACGTTGGGGCATTTTAGGAACTGGAAGAATCGCCCGGCAGTTTGCGGAAGGGTTGAAAGTCTTGCCGGACGCCAAACTGGTCGCTGTCGGCTCGCGAACCGCCGATCCAGCGAATGCTTTCGGGAAGGAATTTGGTGTTTCGCATCGACATGCCAGTTACGAGGCGTTGGTGAATGATCCCGAAGTCGATGTGATCTACGTGGCCACGCCGCACTCTTGCCACAAGGAAAACTCGCTGCTCGCGTTGGCTGCCGGCAAGGCCGTGCTGTGCGAGAAACCTTTTGCCATCAATGCCCGCGAAGCCGGCGAAGTCATCACGTTTGCGCGGCAGAAGAAACTCTTCCTGATGGAAGCCATGTGGACGCGCTGCTTTCCGTTGATGGTCAAGTTGCGCGAGTTGCTCAAAGCACAAGCCATCGGTGAAGTCCGGATGGTGACGGCGGATTTCGGTTTTCGCGCGGAGTATCACGAAGAAGAGCGATTGTTTAATCCCGCGTTCGGCGGCGGGGCATTGCTGGATGTGGGAGTTTATCCAGTGTCGCTGGCCTCCATGATTTTTGGAACACCGACACGGATCACCAGTCTTGCTCACTTGGGAAAGACCGGCGTGGACGAAGAAGCGGCGATCATCCTCGCGCACGGCCAAGGTCAACTGGCCGTCCTGCACACCGCCATCCGCGTGGAAACTCCGCAGGAAGCCGTCATCATGGGCACAGCGGGGCGCATCCGCATCCATCGCGAATGGTGGCGACCGAGGGCAATGACGCTGTCGCTGGATGGCAGGCGCGATGAAACGACGAAGTTTCCGTTGAAAGGAAACGGCTACCAGTTTGAGGCGGCTGAAGTCATGAATTGTCTGCGCGCCGGGAAATTGGAAAGCAGCGTGATGCCGCTCGACGAGACACTTTCGATCATGAAAACTCTGGACGCCATCCGCGCTCAATGGGGATTGAAATATCCGATGGAGTAA
- the thiS gene encoding sulfur carrier protein ThiS — protein MSEVNKSCIIANGNPAESKLPCTIEEFLVAQNLLPRSVVVEHNGEAVAPSEFSKRQLKTGDRLEIVKIVAGG, from the coding sequence ATCTCCGAAGTGAACAAGTCATGCATCATCGCGAACGGTAACCCGGCAGAATCCAAGTTGCCTTGCACGATTGAGGAGTTTCTCGTCGCGCAAAATCTATTGCCGCGCAGCGTTGTAGTAGAGCACAACGGCGAGGCCGTCGCGCCGTCGGAATTCTCCAAACGTCAACTCAAGACCGGTGATCGATTGGAAATTGTGAAGATCGTCGCCGGAGGGTGA
- the thiH gene encoding 2-iminoacetate synthase ThiH, whose product MSFVAEFNSLPLESPLECSLATSSALARESLAKLSLSLTDFAHLISPAAADLLEPLCRRSQQLTQQRFGKVIRLFAPLYLSNECINNCKYCGFSRDNPILRVTLTVEEVKREAAALATQGFRNILLVAGEHPKFVSNNYLRDCVAALHEEIPSISLEVGPMETEDYHPLVAAGADGLVVYQETYDREIYSAMHTAGPKRNFDWRLETAERAYAAGFRRLGIGALFGLGDWRMEALAVAAHAEYLLRNCWKAQLTISLPRLRPSAGEFEPLSHISDRELVQLVCAFRLMFPDVGLVLSTREPANLRDGLIPLGITLMSAGSHTEPGGYTGAGKEHLHQTVRGRIVEVGASEWATNGHATNATGQFDIADERSAGEVAKRIQHLGYEPVWKDWDKALMV is encoded by the coding sequence GTGAGTTTTGTTGCTGAGTTCAATTCGCTGCCGCTGGAATCGCCGTTGGAATGTTCACTCGCGACCAGTTCTGCCCTCGCGCGCGAAAGTCTGGCGAAATTGTCGCTGTCGCTGACCGATTTCGCGCACCTGATTTCGCCGGCGGCGGCGGATCTTTTGGAGCCGCTTTGCCGGCGTTCGCAGCAACTCACCCAGCAACGCTTCGGCAAAGTCATCCGCTTATTTGCCCCTCTCTATCTTTCCAATGAGTGTATCAACAACTGCAAATACTGCGGCTTCTCGCGCGACAATCCCATCCTGCGCGTCACTCTCACGGTTGAAGAAGTCAAACGCGAAGCGGCAGCGCTCGCCACGCAAGGTTTCCGCAACATCCTGCTCGTGGCGGGCGAGCATCCGAAATTCGTCTCAAATAATTATTTGCGCGATTGCGTCGCCGCGCTCCACGAAGAAATTCCCAGCATCTCGCTCGAAGTCGGGCCGATGGAGACGGAAGATTATCATCCGCTCGTAGCAGCGGGCGCGGATGGGTTGGTGGTGTATCAGGAAACTTACGACCGCGAGATTTATTCCGCGATGCACACCGCCGGCCCGAAACGGAATTTCGATTGGCGACTGGAAACGGCCGAACGGGCGTATGCCGCTGGCTTTCGCCGGCTGGGCATCGGAGCGTTGTTCGGTTTGGGCGATTGGCGGATGGAAGCCCTCGCGGTGGCCGCGCACGCCGAATACTTGTTGCGGAATTGTTGGAAGGCACAACTGACGATTTCGCTGCCGCGCTTGCGTCCGAGCGCAGGCGAGTTCGAGCCGCTCTCACACATCAGCGACCGCGAACTCGTGCAACTGGTCTGCGCGTTTCGCCTGATGTTTCCGGATGTAGGCCTCGTACTCTCGACGCGCGAACCGGCAAATCTGCGCGACGGCTTGATCCCGCTCGGCATCACATTGATGAGCGCGGGCAGCCACACGGAACCGGGCGGTTACACCGGTGCGGGCAAGGAACACCTGCATCAAACCGTACGCGGACGAATCGTGGAAGTTGGCGCGAGTGAATGGGCGACCAATGGCCACGCGACCAACGCGACCGGCCAATTCGACATCGCCGACGAACGCTCTGCCGGCGAAGTGGCAAAACGGATTCAACATCTCGGCTACGAACCGGTGTGGAAGGATTGGGACAAAGCGCTAATGGTTTGA
- a CDS encoding Uma2 family endonuclease → MAVATLTTKRRFWTDATLEAIPDDGYRHELLDDQLVKSLLCAGHGLTCGRLRWCVGQFVSTQRCGEVFGGGTGFRLSESVVLCPDIAFVSKARLKKILVAPDKFLYGVPDLVVEVLSPSDRLVQINRKLDHYFEHGTRLAWLVNWRKEQVHIYTPDSIEALTRPNDVLTGGHVVPVFKCKLSQIFNPVG, encoded by the coding sequence ATGGCAGTCGCGACGCTTACAACGAAACGCCGGTTCTGGACGGACGCGACTTTGGAGGCGATCCCGGACGACGGCTACCGACATGAGTTGCTCGATGACCAGTTAGTCAAGAGTCTGCTATGCGCCGGACACGGACTGACTTGCGGACGCCTGCGTTGGTGCGTTGGCCAGTTCGTTTCAACGCAACGGTGTGGTGAGGTGTTCGGCGGGGGCACAGGTTTTCGTTTGTCCGAGTCCGTTGTGCTGTGTCCGGACATTGCGTTTGTCAGCAAGGCCAGGTTGAAGAAAATCCTGGTCGCGCCGGACAAGTTCCTCTACGGCGTGCCGGATTTGGTTGTTGAAGTTTTGTCGCCGAGTGACCGCCTGGTGCAGATCAACCGCAAACTGGATCACTACTTCGAGCACGGCACCCGGCTTGCGTGGCTGGTCAACTGGCGCAAGGAACAGGTGCACATCTACACGCCCGATTCCATCGAAGCGCTGACCCGGCCCAACGATGTGCTGACCGGCGGCCATGTCGTGCCGGTGTTCAAATGCAAGTTGAGCCAGATTTTCAATCCGGTTGGCTGA
- a CDS encoding Dabb family protein produces the protein MFSHIVIFWTDPAQPNATDELLAGADKYLKPIPGVLSFHVGKMVPSHRPVVEQSYQVALNLVFADKQAQDDYQTHPLHVEFVEKVLKPFVKKVLVYDFE, from the coding sequence ATGTTTTCACACATCGTAATTTTCTGGACCGACCCGGCGCAGCCAAACGCCACGGATGAATTGCTCGCCGGCGCGGACAAGTATTTGAAGCCGATTCCCGGCGTGCTGTCATTTCACGTCGGCAAAATGGTGCCGAGTCATCGTCCGGTGGTGGAGCAATCTTATCAAGTCGCTTTGAACCTCGTGTTCGCCGACAAGCAGGCGCAGGACGATTATCAGACGCATCCGTTGCACGTCGAGTTTGTCGAAAAGGTGCTGAAGCCGTTCGTTAAGAAAGTCTTGGTTTACGATTTTGAGTGA
- a CDS encoding tyrosine recombinase, translated as MQTLVEDFLQYLRHERGQAEHTQKTYAGLLKKFTTWAGENKITDWKQVELKHLMAFFQHERSRNLANEPKESTRRLSSESVYLEIAALRAFYNFAETEKLLPANAAENLSLPKRWKRLPQSLTNSEIEKLLTPETPATSHTLCDQAVLELAYASGLRLSELKNLRLEQLHLDAGFINVIGKGNKERIVPVGRKAVEALNRFIDSGRPKLITPKSPANVFLSKRGTPFASVTLWLRIKNRVRRAGIARNITPHMLRHSFATHLLEHGADLRVIQELLGHASISTTEVYTHVASQRLREVHRKYHPRG; from the coding sequence ATGCAAACCCTCGTCGAAGATTTTCTGCAATACCTCCGCCACGAGCGCGGGCAGGCGGAGCACACCCAGAAAACTTACGCCGGGTTGCTCAAAAAATTCACCACATGGGCGGGCGAAAACAAAATCACCGACTGGAAACAGGTGGAGCTGAAACACCTCATGGCGTTTTTTCAACACGAGCGCTCGCGTAACCTCGCCAACGAGCCGAAGGAATCCACGCGCCGCTTGAGCAGCGAGAGTGTGTATCTGGAAATTGCCGCCTTGCGGGCGTTTTACAATTTCGCCGAGACGGAAAAACTCTTGCCCGCCAACGCCGCGGAAAATCTATCGCTGCCCAAACGCTGGAAACGCCTTCCCCAATCGCTCACGAACTCGGAGATCGAAAAACTGCTCACACCCGAAACACCTGCCACATCGCACACGCTGTGTGACCAGGCGGTGCTCGAACTCGCTTATGCCTCCGGGCTGCGTCTGTCCGAGTTGAAAAATCTGCGCCTCGAACAACTCCACCTTGACGCCGGCTTTATCAATGTTATCGGCAAAGGCAACAAGGAGCGCATCGTGCCGGTAGGCCGCAAAGCCGTGGAAGCGTTGAACCGCTTCATTGACAGTGGACGGCCCAAGCTCATCACGCCCAAGTCGCCCGCGAATGTTTTCCTGAGCAAACGCGGCACACCCTTCGCGTCCGTCACGCTCTGGTTGCGAATCAAGAATCGCGTTCGCCGCGCCGGCATTGCCCGCAACATCACGCCGCACATGCTGCGGCACAGCTTTGCCACGCACTTGCTCGAGCACGGGGCGGATTTGCGCGTCATTCAGGAGTTGCTGGGCCACGCCAGCATCAGCACCACGGAAGTTTATACCCACGTCGCCAGCCAGCGCTTGCGCGAGGTGCATCGGAAGTATCATCCGCGCGGCTGA
- a CDS encoding GNAT family N-acetyltransferase produces the protein MRCKSATPLQIPLRGKKIFLRPPRTGDYREYAHMMKANVKAYRSLVPRFKGRKQFDDYLNRCRRDDFFGFLICRNEDRTIVGNINLFHIIRRGLQSACLGYLIGASYARQGFATEALRLMIRFAFTKVRLHRVEADIQPGNIPSIALVRRAGFSCEGLSRRYVKIAGRWRDHERWALLAEDWRGIRHK, from the coding sequence ATGCGCTGCAAATCCGCCACACCGCTGCAAATTCCGCTTCGCGGAAAGAAGATTTTTCTCCGACCGCCAAGGACTGGCGATTACCGGGAGTACGCCCATATGATGAAGGCGAACGTCAAGGCCTATCGCAGCTTGGTCCCGCGCTTCAAGGGTAGAAAGCAGTTTGACGATTACCTCAACCGTTGCCGCCGCGACGATTTTTTCGGCTTTTTGATTTGCAGGAATGAGGATCGCACCATCGTTGGTAATATCAATTTGTTCCATATCATCCGCCGGGGATTGCAAAGCGCCTGCCTAGGCTACCTCATCGGCGCATCCTATGCCCGCCAAGGCTTCGCCACGGAAGCGCTCCGGTTGATGATTCGATTTGCGTTCACCAAAGTCAGGCTTCATCGCGTCGAAGCCGACATTCAGCCGGGCAACATTCCTTCCATCGCCCTGGTAAGACGGGCGGGATTTTCATGCGAAGGCCTCTCGCGGCGCTATGTTAAGATCGCCGGTAGATGGCGCGACCACGAACGCTGGGCGCTATTGGCGGAGGATTGGCGCGGAATTCGCCATAAGTAA
- a CDS encoding phosphoribosylaminoimidazolesuccinocarboxamide synthase: MTNAPLLQLDLPGIKKLRSGKVREVFDLGDRFLLVASDRISAFDVVMPNGIPRKGEVLTQISHFWFEKFSSLVPNHLLAGANEPFNIPALAGLPAAQLADLQRRSMLVKKARPLAIECIVRGYLSGSGWKEYKKSQTVCGIKLPAGLTESAELPEPIFTPSTKAEAGHDENIPFDEAEKIVGEGIAAKARDLSLKIYKAARDYARQRGIIIADTKFEFGQSDGQLILIDEVLTPDSSRFWPADQYQAGRGQPSFDKQFVRDYLETLDWNKTPPGPRLPDDVIAKTTAKYLEAYERLTGRKL; encoded by the coding sequence ATGACTAACGCGCCCTTACTCCAACTCGACCTGCCCGGCATCAAAAAACTCCGCAGCGGCAAAGTCCGCGAAGTCTTCGACCTCGGCGACCGCTTCCTCCTGGTCGCCAGCGACCGCATCTCTGCCTTCGACGTCGTCATGCCCAACGGCATCCCGCGCAAAGGCGAAGTGCTCACGCAGATTTCGCATTTTTGGTTCGAGAAATTCTCTTCGCTTGTGCCGAATCACCTGCTCGCTGGCGCGAATGAACCGTTTAACATTCCCGCGCTCGCCGGCTTGCCCGCGGCGCAGCTCGCCGACTTGCAACGCCGCTCCATGCTTGTCAAAAAAGCCAGGCCGCTCGCCATCGAATGTATCGTGCGCGGCTACCTTTCGGGAAGCGGCTGGAAGGAATACAAAAAGTCACAGACCGTTTGCGGCATCAAACTCCCTGCTGGCCTGACCGAATCCGCCGAGTTGCCCGAACCCATCTTCACGCCATCCACCAAAGCCGAAGCCGGCCACGACGAAAACATTCCCTTCGACGAGGCCGAGAAGATCGTTGGCGAGGGAATCGCCGCCAAAGCGCGCGATTTGAGCCTGAAGATTTACAAGGCCGCCCGCGACTACGCCCGCCAGCGCGGCATCATCATCGCCGACACCAAATTCGAGTTCGGCCAGAGCGACGGCCAGCTCATCCTCATTGACGAAGTCCTGACGCCCGACTCCTCGCGCTTCTGGCCCGCCGACCAGTATCAAGCCGGGCGCGGCCAGCCGAGCTTCGATAAACAATTCGTCCGCGACTACCTCGAAACCCTCGACTGGAACAAAACGCCGCCCGGACCGCGCCTGCCCGACGATGTCATCGCCAAAACGACGGCGAAGTATTTGGAGGCTTACGAGCGGCTGACGGGACGGAAGCTCTGA
- a CDS encoding glycosyltransferase, with translation MTEPSLLLLIPAYNEEQRIEPVLREYAQYFHEHYKGKFQLVVVLNGCKDNTLGVVQRVAAEFPTVSALDFPEPIGKGGALIEGLKLAPLADLIGYVDADGATSPKALHTLVRKMDGADCVIGSRWLPGAILHQSQTRLRRFTSRAFHAIVQVLLWMNIKDTQCPAKVMRRAAVEKIHSSLRIADLAFDVNLLYCLKREKFVVREVPTEWTDKIGSKVTQRLLRSSLVMFLSVVRLRLIYSPCYRWLLPLRPLENWVYKKLKAPPPRSATKEDGNRQSKR, from the coding sequence GTGACCGAGCCTAGCCTGTTGCTCCTCATTCCAGCGTACAACGAAGAACAGCGGATCGAACCGGTGTTGCGCGAGTACGCCCAGTATTTCCACGAGCATTACAAGGGTAAATTCCAACTCGTCGTCGTGCTCAACGGTTGCAAGGACAACACCCTCGGCGTCGTGCAACGGGTCGCAGCGGAATTTCCCACCGTCAGCGCTCTGGATTTTCCCGAACCAATCGGAAAAGGCGGCGCGTTGATCGAAGGGCTGAAACTGGCGCCGCTCGCGGACTTGATCGGCTACGTCGATGCCGACGGTGCCACGTCGCCCAAGGCCCTGCACACTTTGGTGCGGAAGATGGATGGGGCGGATTGCGTCATCGGCTCGCGCTGGTTGCCGGGAGCGATTCTGCACCAGAGCCAGACCCGGCTGCGTCGCTTCACCAGCCGCGCCTTTCACGCCATCGTGCAGGTCTTGCTTTGGATGAACATCAAAGACACGCAATGCCCGGCCAAGGTCATGCGCCGGGCCGCGGTCGAGAAAATTCATTCCTCGCTGCGCATCGCCGACCTGGCGTTCGATGTGAACCTGCTCTATTGCCTGAAACGGGAGAAATTTGTCGTTCGCGAAGTGCCGACTGAATGGACGGACAAAATCGGCTCCAAGGTGACGCAACGCCTGTTGCGAAGTTCGCTGGTGATGTTTCTGTCCGTGGTGCGATTGCGGCTGATTTATTCGCCGTGCTATCGTTGGCTGCTGCCATTGCGTCCGCTGGAAAACTGGGTTTACAAGAAGCTCAAGGCCCCGCCACCGCGTTCGGCGACAAAGGAAGACGGAAACAGGCAATCAAAGCGGTGA
- a CDS encoding sigma-54-dependent Fis family transcriptional regulator, whose translation MNKLLLIDDEADVQYSFRRIFDSQEIELATASSGEEGLKLIPKLKPDLVIMDVRMGGINGLETLRRLRQIDSKLLVILMTAYGTTQTAIEAMKLGAYDYLLKPFDVPKLKEIVTGALKAARDMKQVVSYQPLLESEDYDLGIVGRSDGMQQVFKLIGQLAASDATALITGESGTGKELVARAIYSHSERSKQPFLAINCAAIPDNLLESELFGHEKGAFTGAAAQRIGKFEQCNHGTIFLDEIGDMTPATQTKILRVLQSGTFERVGGNQPIQVDVRVIAATNKPLEQAVAARRFREDLFYRLNVVRVQLPPLRERRDDVRLLVNYFLQKFSRDQQRPPKSISPGVIKALERYHWPGNVRELENVIQRALVVAKGDAILPGDLPPEITGQQILAATTAAVSTGENHDLDALAVQLFRWARQDNKRKVIPAVERELIIQALKETSGNQVQAARLLGITRATLRKRVEKFKIRREVSIK comes from the coding sequence ATGAACAAGCTCCTCCTCATCGACGACGAAGCGGACGTGCAATACTCGTTCCGGCGGATCTTTGACTCGCAGGAGATCGAACTCGCCACGGCTTCCAGCGGCGAAGAGGGGCTGAAACTGATCCCCAAACTCAAACCCGACCTCGTTATCATGGACGTGCGCATGGGCGGCATCAACGGGCTGGAGACGTTGCGTCGCCTGCGGCAGATCGATTCCAAATTGCTCGTGATTCTGATGACCGCTTATGGCACCACGCAGACGGCCATCGAGGCGATGAAGCTCGGCGCCTACGATTATCTGCTCAAACCGTTCGACGTTCCCAAGCTCAAGGAAATCGTGACCGGCGCGCTCAAGGCCGCGCGCGACATGAAACAGGTCGTTTCGTATCAACCCTTGCTGGAATCGGAAGATTACGATCTGGGCATCGTTGGGCGCAGCGACGGGATGCAGCAGGTTTTCAAATTGATCGGGCAACTGGCCGCGTCGGATGCCACTGCGCTCATCACGGGCGAAAGTGGCACCGGCAAGGAGCTTGTCGCGCGCGCCATTTACAGCCACAGCGAACGAAGTAAACAACCTTTTCTCGCGATCAATTGCGCCGCCATTCCGGACAATTTGTTGGAAAGCGAATTGTTTGGCCACGAGAAGGGCGCATTCACCGGCGCCGCGGCACAGCGCATCGGCAAATTCGAGCAATGCAATCATGGCACCATTTTCCTGGACGAAATTGGCGACATGACGCCCGCCACCCAGACCAAGATCCTGCGCGTGTTGCAATCAGGCACTTTCGAGCGGGTCGGTGGCAATCAGCCGATTCAGGTGGATGTCCGCGTCATCGCCGCCACGAACAAGCCGTTGGAGCAGGCGGTGGCGGCACGCCGATTCCGGGAGGATTTGTTTTACCGCTTGAACGTCGTGCGCGTCCAACTTCCGCCACTGCGTGAACGGCGGGATGATGTTCGTTTGCTCGTCAATTATTTCCTGCAAAAATTCTCGCGCGATCAACAGCGACCGCCCAAGTCCATATCGCCTGGCGTCATCAAGGCGCTGGAGCGGTATCATTGGCCTGGCAACGTGCGGGAATTGGAGAACGTGATTCAACGGGCGCTGGTGGTGGCCAAGGGCGATGCGATACTGCCCGGCGACTTGCCCCCGGAAATCACCGGTCAACAAATTTTGGCGGCCACGACTGCGGCGGTGTCAACCGGCGAGAACCACGACCTGGATGCACTGGCGGTTCAATTGTTCCGCTGGGCGCGCCAGGACAACAAACGCAAGGTGATTCCGGCGGTCGAGCGCGAGTTGATCATTCAAGCCCTCAAGGAAACCAGTGGCAATCAAGTGCAGGCTGCCAGACTCCTGGGCATCACTCGCGCCACACTGCGCAAGCGCGTCGAGAAATTCAAAATCCGGCGCGAGGTGTCAATAAAATGA
- a CDS encoding tetratricopeptide repeat protein codes for MTIKMHNLLLALFASTMVAGCSDRGKIHKLFQQAKQAQDRGDYDTVISRMNEVLEMNPRIAAAYDNRGLAYDGKGKFDNAIDDYKTAILLDPKDAEAFYNRGNSYNHKGDLDQAIRDWTETIRLNPKEFAAYNNRGFAFYKKRDLNQALSDFNEALRLNAKANRAYYNRGLVHYDKGDLEKAIRDFNEAISLEPTYFAAHYSRGIAYNKKGDFDEAIKDFNEAIRLNPKNAGAYGGRGHTYGLKGDLDKAIADYSAAIGLDPKNDLAYESRAHAHYRKGDIEKALDDLHDAIRINPTNSFAYNGLAWLRATCPTASIRNGKEAVELATKACELTNWKEWHSVGALGAAYAEVGDFDQAIRVQKQALSMDGLTNKDRAEAQERIELYEQKKPYREFPKQGSEFPRPSD; via the coding sequence ATGACAATTAAAATGCATAATCTCTTGCTCGCGTTATTTGCCTCAACCATGGTCGCGGGATGCAGCGATCGTGGAAAAATCCACAAGCTGTTCCAACAAGCCAAACAAGCGCAAGATAGAGGTGACTACGACACGGTCATTTCCCGTATGAATGAAGTTTTGGAAATGAATCCAAGAATTGCGGCTGCCTACGATAACCGCGGACTCGCGTACGACGGTAAAGGTAAATTCGATAACGCGATTGATGACTACAAAACTGCTATTTTGCTCGATCCAAAAGATGCTGAAGCCTTTTACAATCGCGGTAACAGTTATAACCACAAAGGGGATTTGGACCAAGCAATTCGTGACTGGACCGAAACGATACGACTCAATCCAAAGGAGTTCGCAGCCTACAACAATCGTGGTTTCGCCTTCTATAAAAAACGCGATCTAAACCAAGCACTGAGCGACTTCAACGAAGCGCTCCGACTCAATGCGAAGGCAAATAGAGCATATTACAATCGTGGGCTTGTCCACTACGACAAAGGCGACTTGGAGAAGGCGATCAGGGATTTCAATGAAGCTATTTCACTTGAGCCGACATATTTCGCGGCTCATTACAGTCGGGGAATTGCTTACAACAAGAAAGGCGACTTCGACGAGGCAATCAAAGATTTCAACGAAGCGATTCGACTCAATCCAAAAAACGCCGGAGCATACGGCGGGCGTGGCCATACTTATGGGCTTAAAGGCGATTTAGACAAAGCGATCGCTGACTACAGCGCAGCCATTGGACTCGACCCCAAAAATGATTTGGCTTACGAGAGTCGCGCGCATGCTCACTATCGGAAAGGCGATATCGAAAAAGCGCTCGACGATCTTCATGACGCGATTCGAATTAATCCAACAAATAGTTTTGCCTACAATGGGCTGGCATGGCTTCGAGCTACATGTCCTACTGCTTCAATTCGAAATGGGAAAGAAGCGGTGGAGTTGGCTACGAAAGCCTGCGAATTGACGAACTGGAAGGAATGGCATTCCGTCGGCGCACTCGGAGCAGCGTATGCCGAGGTCGGCGATTTCGATCAGGCGATCCGAGTTCAAAAACAAGCCCTGAGCATGGACGGTTTGACCAACAAAGATCGCGCTGAAGCGCAAGAGCGAATCGAACTTTACGAACAAAAGAAGCCATATCGCGAATTTCCGAAGCAGGGTAGTGAGTTTCCACGTCCTAGTGATTGA
- a CDS encoding CCA tRNA nucleotidyltransferase, whose protein sequence is MSDSLRSVAIEIVHRLQTADFVAYWVGGCVRDFLLGREPEDYDVATNAVPEQIEKLFSRTIAVGRKFGVMLVVEQGHQFQVATFRAESDYQDGRHPEIISFGDARADALRRDFTVNGLFYDPIRKQLHDWVGGEADLRGKILRTIGSPAERFAEDHLRLLRAVRLAAQLDFQIESETFAALKANAPQILTISAERIREELIKLFRAPHAARGLELLRESGLLVQVLPEIAATVSCKQSPDFHPEGTVFNHLRLMLDQLPADAPPSLPWAVLLHDVAKPVTAAPDPANGSIHFYGHEKVGAEMAEALLQRLKFPRKQTDEIVACVLQHMQFKDVMNMRKATLRRLLLRETFPLELELHRLDCLGSHGQLDHYEFLVEQAAQLAAQPAIRPPLLTGNDLIKLGMKPGPAMGELLSEIREKQLADELKTADEAREWVKRSFKK, encoded by the coding sequence ATGAGCGACTCCCTGCGCTCCGTCGCAATAGAAATTGTTCATCGCCTGCAAACCGCCGATTTTGTCGCCTACTGGGTCGGCGGTTGCGTGCGCGATTTCTTGCTCGGACGCGAACCGGAAGATTACGACGTCGCCACCAACGCGGTGCCGGAGCAGATTGAAAAACTCTTTTCCCGCACCATTGCTGTCGGGCGCAAGTTTGGAGTGATGCTCGTCGTTGAACAGGGTCACCAATTTCAGGTGGCCACCTTCCGCGCGGAATCGGATTATCAAGACGGGCGGCATCCGGAAATAATCAGTTTTGGCGACGCGCGCGCCGACGCCTTGCGCCGCGATTTCACCGTCAACGGTTTGTTCTACGATCCGATTCGCAAACAACTCCACGACTGGGTGGGTGGCGAAGCGGATTTGCGCGGGAAAATTCTCCGCACCATCGGCTCGCCAGCGGAACGGTTCGCTGAAGATCACTTGCGGTTGCTGCGCGCCGTTCGCCTCGCGGCGCAACTCGATTTTCAAATCGAATCCGAAACCTTCGCTGCGTTGAAGGCCAACGCGCCACAGATTCTGACCATCAGCGCGGAGCGGATTCGCGAAGAACTCATCAAACTGTTCCGCGCACCGCACGCGGCCCGTGGTTTGGAATTGTTGCGCGAGAGCGGTTTGTTGGTCCAGGTGTTGCCGGAAATCGCCGCGACAGTTTCCTGCAAACAATCACCCGATTTTCATCCCGAAGGCACGGTCTTCAATCACTTGCGGCTGATGCTCGACCAGTTGCCGGCCGATGCGCCGCCTTCCCTGCCGTGGGCGGTGCTGCTCCACGACGTGGCCAAGCCCGTCACCGCCGCTCCCGATCCGGCCAATGGCAGCATCCACTTTTACGGCCACGAAAAAGTGGGCGCGGAAATGGCGGAGGCGTTGTTGCAACGGCTGAAATTCCCGCGCAAACAAACGGATGAAATCGTCGCGTGCGTGCTGCAGCACATGCAGTTCAAGGACGTAATGAACATGCGCAAGGCAACGTTGCGACGGCTGCTCCTCCGCGAAACATTTCCGCTCGAACTGGAACTGCACCGGCTGGATTGCCTCGGCTCGCACGGGCAACTGGACCACTACGAATTTCTTGTGGAGCAGGCGGCGCAACTGGCAGCACAGCCGGCCATCCGGCCGCCGCTATTGACGGGCAATGATTTGATCAAGTTGGGCATGAAGCCCGGGCCGGCGATGGGTGAATTGCTGAGCGAGATTCGCGAAAAGCAATTGGCTGATGAATTGAAAACGGCTGACGAAGCGCGCGAGTGGGTGAAGCGCAGCTTCAAAAAGTAG